Proteins encoded together in one Methanobrevibacter millerae window:
- a CDS encoding energy-coupling factor ABC transporter permease, which translates to MHLPDGIVPLNQAIIYWVITLIIVCIFFYKFSKDEQKEKRIVSIAIFSVFTITITSLSIPSPLGVPIHFFLIPLVAILLGPLSSSIVSFISLLMQAIMLNMGGITILGANFIVMGLILSYVCYAFFMLLEDLNKKFAIFASTIIGIMAATFGQVAVLLISGAMNFDVLLATLIPFYLFISIIEGFANVIIITAIEKIKPEIMEIKKI; encoded by the coding sequence ATGCATTTACCTGACGGAATAGTACCCTTGAATCAAGCAATCATTTACTGGGTTATTACATTAATAATAGTTTGCATATTCTTTTATAAATTCTCAAAGGATGAGCAAAAGGAAAAAAGGATAGTTTCAATCGCTATTTTCAGCGTGTTTACAATTACAATAACTTCCCTGTCAATTCCTTCACCGCTGGGCGTTCCGATACACTTCTTTTTGATACCGCTTGTGGCGATTCTGCTCGGGCCTCTGAGCTCAAGTATTGTTTCATTCATAAGCCTTTTGATGCAGGCGATTATGCTTAATATGGGCGGAATCACGATACTGGGAGCGAATTTCATTGTAATGGGACTGATATTGTCCTACGTATGCTATGCGTTCTTCATGCTGCTTGAGGATTTGAATAAGAAGTTTGCAATATTCGCATCAACGATAATAGGAATAATGGCCGCCACTTTTGGACAGGTGGCCGTTTTATTGATTTCCGGTGCAATGAACTTTGACGTGCTTCTTGCAACGTTAATACCTTTCTACCTGTTCATATCAATAATAGAAGGATTTGCAAATGTGATAATTATTACTGCAATTGAAAAAATAAAACCTGAAATAATGGAAATTAAAAAAATTTAG
- the hisB gene encoding imidazoleglycerol-phosphate dehydratase HisB: protein MSRIANVERKTSETDIEIKMNLDGEGKYDISTGVNFFNHMLESFSKHSMIDLEVKAEGDIEIDDHHTIEDVGILLGEAFSEAIGDKVGIKRMAHAIVPMDESVATVAVDISGRSYCNMNLNFKNEKIGDMTADIVVHFFESFASSAKLNIYGEVRGANDHHKAEAIFKAFAKSLKEAVKIEHNQIPSTKGVL from the coding sequence ATGAGTCGAATAGCTAATGTTGAGAGAAAAACATCAGAGACTGATATTGAAATTAAGATGAATCTTGACGGTGAGGGAAAATACGATATTTCCACCGGTGTGAACTTTTTCAATCACATGCTGGAATCCTTTTCAAAGCACAGCATGATCGATTTGGAGGTTAAGGCCGAGGGGGACATCGAAATAGATGATCACCACACTATCGAAGATGTTGGAATTCTTCTTGGTGAAGCCTTTAGCGAAGCTATCGGCGATAAGGTGGGCATAAAAAGGATGGCTCACGCAATCGTTCCGATGGACGAGTCAGTTGCAACTGTAGCGGTCGATATCAGCGGAAGAAGCTACTGTAACATGAACTTGAACTTTAAAAACGAAAAAATCGGTGACATGACTGCAGACATTGTTGTCCATTTCTTCGAATCATTTGCATCCTCAGCCAAGTTGAATATCTATGGCGAAGTCAGGGGCGCAAATGATCACCACAAGGCAGAGGCTATCTTCAAGGCCTTTGCAAAATCTTTAAAAGAAGCTGTTAAAATAGAACACAATCAGATTCCATCTACGAAAGGTGTTCTATAA
- a CDS encoding bifunctional 5,6,7,8-tetrahydromethanopterin hydro-lyase/3-hexulose-6-phosphate synthase, which produces MYRIGEALIGDGPELAHIDLLIGDKFGPVGQAFANGLSNLSIGHTPLTSVIRPNLMTKPATLIIPKVTVGDLSDASKIFGPAQTAVARAVADAVEDGYIPKDIVEDIVINVSVFIDPSAEDFRKIYQYNYGATKLAIRRAMEGYPSIEKVLAEKDRGTHPIMGFRVQKLWSPPYLQVALDLDSKEAMARILNDIPDKERVLIEAGTPLVKKFGVGVVEDIRALRPSAFIIADLKTLDVGRVEIKMAADATADAVAISGLGTIESIKKAIHETQKQGIYAILDMMNVKDFEAKLSQLPDDLKPDIVLLHRNVDLETYKAEKGEDISEMTEWGNIKKIKEIIGDGLIAVAGGITPENVEEAIDKGADIIIAGRYIIGSRDVRRSAQDFLAHFPPDPDNMRLAMDEDEQVN; this is translated from the coding sequence ATGTATAGAATAGGAGAAGCTCTTATTGGAGATGGCCCGGAATTAGCACACATCGATTTGCTGATTGGTGATAAATTCGGACCTGTTGGTCAGGCTTTCGCTAATGGATTATCCAACCTTTCAATCGGACACACTCCATTAACAAGCGTAATCAGACCAAACTTAATGACTAAACCAGCTACTTTAATTATTCCTAAAGTAACTGTTGGCGATTTAAGCGATGCTAGTAAAATATTCGGACCTGCACAGACAGCTGTTGCAAGGGCAGTGGCTGATGCGGTAGAAGACGGCTACATACCAAAAGACATTGTAGAAGACATTGTCATTAACGTAAGTGTTTTCATAGATCCGTCTGCCGAAGATTTCAGAAAAATTTATCAGTATAATTATGGTGCAACCAAACTTGCTATCAGAAGAGCTATGGAAGGTTACCCATCAATTGAAAAGGTTCTTGCAGAAAAAGACCGTGGAACCCACCCAATCATGGGATTCAGAGTACAAAAACTCTGGTCTCCACCTTACCTGCAAGTTGCACTTGACCTTGACAGCAAAGAGGCAATGGCAAGAATCCTCAACGACATTCCGGACAAGGAAAGGGTTCTTATCGAAGCCGGTACCCCTCTCGTCAAGAAATTCGGTGTCGGTGTAGTTGAAGACATCAGGGCTCTTCGCCCATCAGCATTCATCATTGCCGATTTGAAAACCTTGGATGTCGGCCGTGTTGAAATCAAGATGGCAGCTGACGCTACAGCCGATGCAGTAGCTATTTCCGGTTTAGGAACCATAGAATCAATTAAAAAAGCAATTCACGAAACCCAGAAACAGGGAATCTACGCTATCCTGGACATGATGAACGTCAAAGACTTCGAGGCAAAATTATCACAACTGCCTGACGATTTAAAACCTGATATCGTACTGTTACACAGAAACGTCGACCTTGAAACCTATAAGGCTGAAAAAGGTGAAGACATCAGTGAAATGACTGAATGGGGTAACATCAAAAAGATTAAGGAAATCATTGGCGATGGCCTCATAGCAGTTGCCGGCGGAATCACTCCGGAAAACGTCGAAGAAGCCATTGACAAAGGTGCAGACATTATCATTGCAGGAAGATACATCATCGGTTCAAGGGATGTAAGAAGATCCGCACAGGACTTCCTGGCTCATTTCCCACCTGACCCGGATAACATGAGACTTGCAATGGATGAAGACGAACAGGTAAATTAG
- a CDS encoding zinc ribbon domain-containing protein has translation MGFCNSCGRPIVKEDYGTNKDGSLNPEFCKDCFQDGEYTEPDITLTEMIVRKSEEMMEKNPRLPETVATGITTNFIPALKRWNPEFQDDYEF, from the coding sequence ATGGGTTTTTGCAATTCATGCGGCAGACCTATCGTTAAAGAGGATTACGGAACAAACAAAGATGGCAGTTTAAACCCCGAATTCTGCAAGGACTGCTTTCAGGACGGCGAATACACCGAACCTGACATTACCTTAACGGAGATGATTGTACGTAAATCCGAAGAGATGATGGAAAAAAATCCAAGATTGCCCGAAACCGTCGCTACAGGAATTACAACTAATTTTATCCCTGCGCTTAAAAGGTGGAATCCTGAATTTCAGGACGATTACGAATTTTAA
- a CDS encoding 4Fe-4S dicluster domain-containing protein, whose translation MLQIEVDESKCIGCGKCYEICPKAHKIWKITSVAHILDLRYCHVCTLCAMECPTQCIKIIRDGPDE comes from the coding sequence ATGTTACAAATTGAGGTTGATGAATCTAAATGTATAGGCTGCGGCAAGTGCTATGAGATTTGCCCGAAAGCGCATAAAATCTGGAAAATTACAAGCGTTGCACATATATTGGATTTAAGATATTGCCATGTTTGTACGCTATGTGCAATGGAATGCCCTACACAGTGCATTAAAATAATACGTGACGGGCCAGATGAATGA
- a CDS encoding FmdE family protein — protein MLALFVIGGVSAQDVDDASDILLVDSPSQVNIDVNYEFTNDNGKITPTFDAVNATVESQDYDSANKYYNVKVNSTQASDKLNISISAPGYLSQYKLFDANGASPVKVDMIASDAYKLGHDVTARADALLNFKEADAVLAITTAGVPKLNGKTSEAAFDGILNYATDYISYGRGNILMLRQTAVDPIDFCFVVKKGTELTAAIFLNGKTEEVYLGTISEYMTTSQWNALFKAVGGENAFSFASLANGWYDGVTFDVLQEAAFHGHICEGTLGGYTITKALLQYYPPIQETGNGLQSPGDITSYKVLGIPGDSSNDAVIFFLDATSGKTSYVGFNTTSTGATENMIGFIRWNGQTNKGTIIVMEYDSDANKALFEKETGITGDGSLEQLKYNTWWINRIYDNPASLVNILIEKENLTKEQYLYLVGVTDDDDDGEGHVINATNSHGLDYAYIQSLDLPNATRDNVIAHKGSLTYDDFKAIGQQAAKTAIDIYENELGVKIRKDMPNLMVMTSAGYVMINEQSTEGCWDGLFEELGSRLSRKTLLPDHKAIWTPLWFNFILKQDDGSLMSIYMRYNADGTFYVGQYNGSKVYNINMTTLNNSAISGGISKEAYIDGNYFSIQSISNAWSAEPSFEQIMSFLFHNHACPGVQPGFFIVDYIQENFPLNENQSYIYIANEQYCKDDSLEYILDVSPGLGNYLVQKLTSDEYKGADDLDEEGILIIWDSANNIGQAVSISYQWPSPDLSGYVTSESKRAAQIQAFIDLYNGNENPILTENYHKVAHNDSRWITEEQLQTILSGGEGSSLKYLRSLDDISKEDLLKQIAEKNNQNNKEESNGTNTNTNTDSNTNTDSNANSNAQSNSNANANPSSTQQAIPSRTTTQSSYSSVGVSSSPVRTSTQASEDTSSESSDETPSDEKSSDSSKSYEIEKKPVSKSGDNNLVYAVIGALIIGALFGVGYMKTRKD, from the coding sequence ATGTTAGCATTATTTGTAATAGGTGGAGTATCTGCACAGGATGTTGATGATGCTTCCGATATTCTATTAGTCGATTCACCTTCTCAAGTTAACATTGACGTAAACTATGAATTTACTAATGATAATGGAAAGATAACACCAACATTTGATGCTGTGAACGCTACTGTCGAATCTCAGGATTACGATAGTGCAAACAAATATTATAATGTTAAAGTTAATTCTACACAGGCTTCAGACAAGCTTAATATTTCTATTTCCGCTCCTGGTTATTTAAGTCAATACAAACTGTTTGATGCCAACGGCGCATCTCCTGTAAAAGTCGACATGATAGCCAGTGACGCTTACAAATTAGGTCATGATGTAACTGCAAGGGCAGATGCATTGCTTAATTTCAAGGAAGCGGATGCAGTATTAGCTATTACTACTGCTGGCGTACCTAAATTAAACGGTAAAACCAGTGAAGCCGCATTTGATGGAATTCTTAACTATGCTACCGATTATATTTCTTATGGAAGAGGTAACATATTGATGTTACGTCAAACCGCTGTAGATCCAATTGATTTCTGTTTCGTAGTTAAAAAAGGAACTGAACTTACAGCAGCAATTTTCTTAAACGGAAAGACTGAAGAGGTATATCTCGGTACTATATCTGAATACATGACCACTTCACAATGGAATGCATTGTTTAAAGCGGTTGGTGGTGAAAACGCATTTTCATTCGCCAGTCTGGCAAATGGATGGTATGATGGTGTTACTTTTGACGTATTGCAGGAAGCAGCTTTCCACGGACACATCTGTGAAGGAACTCTTGGCGGATACACAATAACTAAAGCGTTACTACAATATTATCCTCCAATTCAAGAAACTGGAAACGGATTACAATCTCCTGGAGACATTACCTCTTATAAGGTATTGGGTATTCCTGGTGATTCATCCAACGATGCTGTAATCTTTTTCTTAGATGCAACTTCCGGTAAAACATCTTATGTCGGTTTTAATACCACATCTACCGGCGCTACTGAAAACATGATTGGTTTCATCCGCTGGAACGGTCAAACTAACAAGGGAACCATTATCGTAATGGAATACGACTCCGATGCAAACAAAGCATTGTTCGAAAAAGAAACCGGAATCACCGGTGACGGCAGTTTAGAACAATTAAAATACAACACCTGGTGGATTAACAGAATCTATGATAATCCGGCAAGTCTTGTTAACATTTTAATTGAAAAGGAAAACCTGACCAAAGAACAATACTTATACCTCGTCGGTGTTACTGATGACGATGATGACGGTGAAGGTCACGTTATCAACGCAACCAATTCCCACGGTTTGGACTATGCTTACATTCAAAGCTTGGACTTGCCTAACGCTACCCGTGACAACGTTATCGCTCATAAAGGTTCATTAACCTATGATGACTTCAAAGCTATCGGTCAGCAAGCTGCAAAAACAGCTATTGACATTTACGAAAACGAACTGGGCGTTAAAATCCGCAAGGACATGCCTAATTTGATGGTAATGACCTCAGCAGGTTACGTAATGATTAATGAACAGTCAACTGAAGGATGCTGGGACGGTTTATTTGAAGAGTTAGGATCAAGATTATCCAGAAAAACATTACTTCCGGACCACAAAGCTATCTGGACTCCATTATGGTTTAATTTCATATTAAAACAGGATGACGGATCCTTAATGAGCATTTACATGAGATACAATGCTGACGGTACATTTTATGTCGGTCAATACAACGGATCTAAAGTCTACAATATCAATATGACAACCTTAAACAATTCAGCCATTTCAGGCGGAATCAGTAAAGAAGCTTATATTGACGGCAATTACTTCAGTATCCAAAGTATTTCCAATGCATGGTCAGCAGAACCTTCATTCGAACAGATAATGTCATTCCTGTTCCACAATCACGCATGTCCGGGTGTACAGCCAGGATTCTTTATAGTTGATTACATTCAGGAAAATTTCCCATTGAATGAAAACCAATCCTACATTTACATCGCAAACGAACAGTACTGTAAGGACGACAGTCTCGAGTACATTTTGGATGTATCACCTGGTTTAGGTAATTATCTCGTTCAGAAATTGACAAGCGATGAATATAAAGGCGCTGACGATTTGGATGAAGAAGGTATTTTAATCATTTGGGATTCAGCCAACAATATTGGTCAGGCAGTTTCCATCTCTTACCAATGGCCTAGCCCAGATTTAAGTGGTTACGTTACTTCCGAATCCAAAAGAGCTGCACAGATTCAAGCATTCATTGACCTGTACAACGGCAATGAAAACCCAATCTTGACTGAGAATTATCATAAGGTAGCTCACAACGACAGCAGATGGATTACAGAAGAACAGTTACAAACCATTCTCTCCGGAGGAGAAGGCAGCAGCCTTAAATATCTAAGAAGTTTGGATGATATCAGTAAAGAAGATCTCTTAAAACAGATTGCTGAGAAAAATAATCAAAACAACAAAGAAGAATCAAACGGTACCAACACAAACACCAATACTGATTCTAATACCAATACTGATTCAAATGCAAACAGCAACGCTCAATCAAACAGCAATGCAAATGCAAACCCTTCAAGCACTCAGCAAGCTATTCCTTCCAGAACAACTACCCAAAGTAGTTATTCTAGCGTAGGCGTTTCAAGCAGTCCTGTAAGAACTTCAACTCAGGCATCCGAAGACACTTCATCCGAAAGTTCAGATGAAACTCCGTCTGACGAAAAATCATCCGACAGCTCAAAATCCTACGAGATTGAAAAGAAACCGGTTTCTAAATCTGGAGACAATAATCTTGTCTATGCTGTTATCGGAGCATTGATTATCGGTGCTTTGTTCGGTGTAGGATATATGAAAACTAGAAAAGACTAA
- a CDS encoding phosphoserine phosphatase: MKIGHGVVKKYSREYHRTLKNGEKKKYITEQIQITVPKNEDIYNNQEEVLIIPESEMEEFYNLEEELNANKVATYLYMLEVEKLEQLLNDANPSEYEKIIEELKEELHAKENEINNLESINSDTKNDAVSFLKEENANIKTKHSRLIEENENLKTKYVNMKIENENLKTKYTSIKEENKNLKSKCSTLKEKNDDIKTSYDKVSDKYDQLKQENLNTKTSYAEMFTANEDLEKDYDDLRLEYNDLVDKYNDLEEELYILKSSRSRDEYIASKVKEFILNNEH, from the coding sequence ATGAAAATAGGGCATGGAGTAGTAAAGAAATATTCAAGGGAGTATCACAGAACTCTGAAAAATGGTGAAAAAAAGAAATACATTACGGAGCAGATACAAATTACCGTGCCTAAAAATGAAGATATCTACAATAATCAGGAAGAAGTCCTTATTATTCCAGAATCCGAAATGGAAGAATTTTACAATCTAGAAGAAGAATTGAACGCTAATAAGGTAGCTACTTATTTGTATATGTTGGAAGTGGAAAAATTGGAGCAATTATTAAATGATGCAAATCCTTCAGAATATGAAAAAATAATAGAAGAACTTAAAGAAGAGCTTCACGCTAAAGAAAACGAAATAAATAATTTGGAAAGCATTAATTCTGATACTAAAAATGATGCAGTTTCGTTTTTAAAGGAAGAAAACGCCAATATAAAAACCAAACATTCTAGATTGATTGAGGAAAATGAGAATCTCAAGACAAAATACGTCAACATGAAAATAGAAAACGAGAATCTCAAAACCAAATACACCAGCATTAAAGAAGAGAATAAAAACCTCAAAAGCAAATGCTCCACGCTGAAAGAGAAAAATGATGATATTAAAACCAGCTATGATAAGGTCAGCGACAAATACGACCAGCTCAAGCAGGAAAATCTCAACACCAAAACTTCATACGCCGAAATGTTTACCGCAAATGAAGATTTGGAAAAGGATTATGATGACTTGCGCCTTGAATATAACGATCTGGTCGACAAATACAATGACTTGGAAGAAGAGCTGTATATCCTTAAATCATCCAGAAGCCGTGACGAATATATAGCAAGCAAAGTCAAAGAATTTATTTTAAATAATGAACATTAA
- a CDS encoding flavodoxin family protein, which produces MKVFGICASPRSATTEYVTKNALDKLKSHGFETSLFTCAGKTIKPCMHCDYCLKNKKCIIEDDMLEVYENLQEADGIILATPIQSGGISSNMAAIMDRTRALEAVDYNLLRGKIGMSIAVGGDRTGGQDFAHLKNITYFMIHGIIPVSGGPFGSNLGASFWSNDNMEDIKKDEYGMESLDRTLVEFEKFLKKYI; this is translated from the coding sequence ATGAAAGTTTTTGGAATTTGCGCAAGTCCCAGAAGCGCCACGACAGAATATGTTACTAAAAATGCCTTGGATAAGCTAAAAAGTCACGGTTTTGAAACAAGTCTATTTACATGTGCTGGAAAAACGATTAAACCCTGCATGCACTGTGACTACTGCTTAAAGAACAAGAAATGCATCATTGAAGACGACATGCTTGAGGTTTATGAAAATCTGCAGGAAGCCGACGGCATTATCCTTGCAACTCCAATTCAAAGCGGAGGCATATCAAGCAATATGGCAGCCATCATGGACCGAACAAGGGCTTTGGAAGCTGTTGATTACAATCTTTTAAGGGGAAAAATCGGCATGAGCATCGCTGTTGGAGGAGACCGTACCGGCGGACAGGATTTTGCCCATTTGAAAAATATTACTTATTTCATGATTCACGGAATCATTCCGGTAAGCGGCGGGCCTTTCGGATCAAACCTTGGTGCTTCCTTCTGGTCAAATGATAATATGGAAGATATAAAAAAAGATGAATATGGGATGGAGTCCCTTGATAGGACTTTGGTGGAATTTGAAAAGTTTTTGAAAAAATATATTTAG
- a CDS encoding flippase, with translation MANKLIRGSLIIFAGNIIFRIGGYVYRFLMAMLLGPTMYGVLGLTLPFQGIFQTLAAGGLPPAIAKYVAEYNAVNDSDMARQTIFTALKIMVFLGLFFGVLMIFVVAPFLAYHYLGKPIALVPLQIVGLITPFSVIVGAFRGAFQGVYKMEYILYTRAIEQLGMILFATAFVLIGLSTVGALWGTVLGYSLSAVSAVYIFKVYMPKYLPDANPDFVFTKRQELRLAGTLVKFSIPVIITAIAEMLIYNICTIVMGKFLTLDAVGFFAAADPIARLPLMISISVATTILPASSEAFKLKDINALQRYVNESYKYSLLFVVPMCIGLALFAAPTLRVLYFAKPEYVAGASALAILAIGMTFYSIFSISTSIVQGIGNPRIPMYILIFGAVVTGILCWILVPVMGIAGGALGTTIGCFVMMVPVIYFVFKLTKAKAQKLAVFKIIAATAIMGLFGLFIPKTTLWLFPGIVACIIVYFFALILVKFFTKEDIESLRELSSKFGPLSVIANKLLNFVEKIEFRNK, from the coding sequence ATGGCAAATAAGTTGATAAGAGGCAGTTTAATAATCTTTGCAGGTAACATCATATTCCGTATAGGCGGATATGTCTACCGTTTTTTAATGGCTATGCTTCTTGGACCAACAATGTATGGTGTTTTAGGACTTACTTTGCCGTTTCAGGGAATTTTCCAGACTTTAGCAGCAGGAGGACTTCCGCCGGCCATTGCAAAATACGTTGCAGAGTACAATGCCGTTAATGACTCGGATATGGCCCGACAGACGATTTTCACGGCCTTAAAGATAATGGTATTTTTAGGCCTTTTCTTCGGCGTGCTGATGATTTTTGTCGTCGCTCCGTTTTTGGCATACCATTATTTAGGAAAACCTATTGCGCTGGTTCCGCTGCAGATTGTCGGTCTCATCACTCCTTTCAGCGTAATCGTAGGCGCTTTCAGGGGAGCCTTCCAGGGCGTTTACAAGATGGAATACATTCTCTATACACGTGCCATCGAACAGCTCGGTATGATTCTTTTTGCAACAGCATTCGTTCTGATTGGCCTTTCAACCGTCGGGGCGCTGTGGGGTACAGTTTTAGGTTACTCCTTATCTGCCGTATCAGCGGTTTATATCTTCAAGGTTTACATGCCTAAATACCTTCCCGATGCCAATCCTGATTTTGTATTTACCAAAAGACAGGAATTAAGACTTGCCGGAACTTTGGTCAAGTTTTCCATCCCGGTAATTATCACGGCCATTGCTGAAATGCTCATTTACAATATCTGTACCATTGTCATGGGCAAGTTCCTGACTTTAGATGCAGTCGGATTTTTTGCAGCGGCCGATCCTATTGCGCGTCTGCCTTTGATGATTTCAATTTCAGTTGCAACCACGATTTTACCGGCATCTTCCGAAGCCTTTAAGCTAAAAGACATTAATGCATTGCAGAGATACGTAAACGAATCATATAAATACTCATTGCTCTTTGTCGTACCGATGTGTATAGGACTTGCCTTGTTTGCTGCCCCTACATTAAGGGTACTCTATTTTGCAAAGCCCGAATACGTTGCAGGTGCTTCCGCACTGGCGATTTTGGCTATAGGAATGACATTCTATTCAATTTTTTCAATTTCCACTAGTATCGTTCAGGGTATCGGAAATCCCCGCATTCCAATGTACATCTTAATATTCGGAGCCGTAGTAACGGGCATTTTATGCTGGATACTGGTTCCTGTCATGGGAATTGCCGGAGGCGCATTGGGTACTACAATCGGATGTTTTGTCATGATGGTTCCGGTAATCTATTTTGTGTTCAAGTTAACGAAGGCAAAGGCCCAGAAGCTGGCCGTATTCAAGATAATTGCGGCTACGGCAATAATGGGATTATTCGGACTTTTCATTCCAAAGACCACATTATGGTTATTCCCTGGTATTGTAGCATGTATCATCGTTTATTTCTTCGCACTGATTCTGGTTAAATTCTTCACAAAAGAGGACATTGAGTCTTTAAGGGAATTATCATCAAAATTCGGTCCCCTTTCAGTCATTGCAAATAAACTCCTTAACTTTGTGGAAAAGATTGAATTCAGAAACAAATAA
- a CDS encoding TOBE domain-containing protein, with the protein MTDVKAGVEYKINVDGNSFLLDNKKYQLLESILDTGSLTESAKIVKISYRTALNYIDKIESTLQVKIVSTSKGGKGGGGGTTLTEEGYSILKECKKINAIMELHKDVNEIESEVIAIDDAKGVMTVKMNSFEVNIPLNKNYEVGDKVLALISYDNIFLMLEPQKSSIRNIIKGTIVEMRLNAEIIRVNVDVGGVNIYSDITVSAEKELNLTIGKEIYIGFKAMSVATLKL; encoded by the coding sequence ATGACTGATGTAAAAGCAGGTGTTGAATATAAGATTAACGTTGACGGTAATTCTTTTCTGCTTGACAACAAGAAATACCAGCTACTTGAATCCATTTTAGACACCGGTTCCTTAACGGAATCCGCTAAAATCGTCAAAATATCTTATAGGACAGCACTGAACTATATTGACAAGATAGAATCTACTCTTCAAGTTAAAATTGTGAGTACTTCTAAAGGCGGAAAAGGCGGTGGTGGGGGCACTACCTTGACCGAAGAAGGTTATTCTATCTTAAAGGAATGCAAAAAAATAAATGCAATTATGGAACTTCATAAGGACGTTAATGAAATCGAATCTGAAGTCATAGCAATCGATGATGCAAAAGGCGTCATGACAGTTAAGATGAACAGCTTCGAAGTTAACATTCCTTTGAACAAGAACTATGAAGTTGGAGATAAGGTTTTGGCATTAATAAGCTATGACAATATCTTTTTGATGCTTGAACCGCAGAAATCCAGTATCCGAAATATAATCAAGGGTACTATTGTCGAAATGAGACTCAATGCTGAGATCATTCGCGTCAACGTGGACGTTGGGGGAGTAAATATCTATTCAGACATTACTGTGTCCGCCGAGAAGGAACTGAATCTCACCATTGGTAAGGAAATCTATATTGGATTTAAGGCGATGTCTGTAGCAACTTTAAAATTGTGA